In the Chlorobium limicola DSM 245 genome, one interval contains:
- a CDS encoding ParA family protein, whose product MGRVIAIANQKGGVGKTTTAVNIAASIAISEFRTLLIDIDPQANATSGFGIETGDEIDNTFYQVMVKGGNIEDAIHQSSLEYLDVLPSNVNLVGMEVELVNMREREYVMQKALRDVRSRYDYIIIDCPPSLGLITLNSLTAADSVLIPVQAEYYALEGLGKLLNTISIVRKHLNPKLEIEGVLVTMFDSRLRLATQVAEEVKKFFKDKVYKTYIRRNVRLSEAPSHGKPALLYDAQSLGSKDYLDLAREIFERDGNIKKFKVRKQ is encoded by the coding sequence ATGGGCAGAGTTATTGCGATTGCAAACCAGAAAGGTGGGGTTGGTAAAACAACTACGGCTGTCAACATAGCTGCATCCATTGCTATCTCCGAATTCAGGACCCTGTTGATCGATATCGATCCCCAGGCAAATGCCACCTCCGGATTCGGCATTGAAACCGGAGACGAGATCGATAATACCTTTTATCAGGTTATGGTGAAAGGGGGTAATATCGAAGACGCCATTCATCAATCAAGCCTTGAATATCTCGATGTACTGCCCTCCAATGTGAACCTTGTCGGCATGGAGGTGGAGCTGGTGAACATGCGCGAGCGGGAATATGTGATGCAGAAAGCTCTCCGCGACGTTCGCAGCCGTTACGATTACATTATTATCGACTGTCCGCCTTCTCTTGGGCTTATTACCCTGAATTCGCTCACTGCCGCCGATTCCGTGCTCATTCCGGTGCAGGCGGAATATTATGCGCTCGAGGGACTCGGCAAGCTGCTCAATACCATCAGTATTGTAAGAAAGCATCTGAACCCGAAACTTGAAATAGAGGGGGTTCTGGTTACCATGTTCGATTCCCGTCTGCGCCTTGCCACACAGGTTGCCGAAGAGGTGAAGAAGTTTTTCAAGGACAAGGTTTATAAAACGTACATTCGCAGGAATGTTCGCCTGTCCGAAGCGCCAAGCCACGGCAAACCCGCGCTGCTCTACGACGCACAGAGTCTCGGTTCGAAAGATTATCTCGATCTGGCCAGGGAGATATTCGAAAGAGATGGCAATATTAAAAAATTTAAGGTACGGAAGCAGTAA
- a CDS encoding ParB/RepB/Spo0J family partition protein: MSKKALGKGLKALIPDEGFVSSPKDEEQEPVNEGSIGSLPVEKIRANPFQPRKEFNETALEELKNSIIENGVIQPVTVCRDGDGYQLISGERRLRAVTQAGFKYIPAYIIEAPEDSSKLELALIENIQREDLNAIEVALALKSLTTKCRLTQDEIAQKVGKNRSTVSNFLRLLKLPMAIQDSIRNRVITSGHARALINLPGESQQIKAWKQIVSRQLSVRQTEMLVNRMFKEQPKLTEVQAKPSPHINQLETRLRGRLATKVKIIEKKTGKGEIHIQYFSHDDLDRILDLMGEA; encoded by the coding sequence ATGTCGAAGAAAGCGTTAGGAAAAGGGCTCAAGGCTCTTATCCCTGATGAAGGGTTTGTTTCTTCTCCGAAAGACGAGGAGCAGGAACCTGTCAACGAGGGCTCTATCGGCAGCCTTCCCGTTGAAAAAATCAGGGCGAATCCCTTTCAGCCCCGAAAGGAGTTCAATGAAACCGCTCTCGAGGAGCTGAAGAACTCCATTATCGAAAACGGCGTTATCCAGCCTGTAACGGTCTGCCGTGATGGTGACGGTTATCAGCTCATCAGTGGAGAGCGCAGGCTCAGAGCGGTCACCCAGGCCGGGTTTAAATATATACCGGCCTATATCATCGAGGCTCCCGAGGATTCGAGCAAGCTCGAGCTTGCCCTGATCGAAAATATCCAGCGGGAGGATCTCAACGCTATCGAGGTCGCCCTCGCTCTGAAAAGCCTGACCACGAAATGCAGGCTCACGCAGGATGAAATTGCCCAGAAAGTGGGCAAGAACCGTTCCACGGTAAGCAATTTTCTCAGGCTTCTGAAGCTGCCCATGGCTATACAGGACAGCATCCGTAACAGGGTTATCACATCAGGTCATGCCCGCGCGCTCATCAATCTTCCGGGGGAGTCGCAGCAGATCAAGGCATGGAAGCAGATCGTCAGCCGTCAGCTCTCGGTACGCCAGACGGAGATGCTGGTGAACCGGATGTTCAAGGAACAGCCGAAACTGACTGAAGTGCAGGCAAAGCCTTCACCGCACATCAACCAGCTTGAAACACGATTGAGAGGCCGGCTTGCAACCAAAGTCAAAATTATTGAAAAAAAGACCGGAAAAGGCGAGATCCATATCCAGTACTTCTCGCACGACGATCTGGACAGGATACTGGATCTGATGGGAGAAGCATAA
- the menE gene encoding o-succinylbenzoate--CoA ligase: MDLVNRASLLFDSSPALISPAATLSFRQCASITSRIAGRLYEKGLRSGDAVAILSPNSPESALLMMSLLGNGLIAAPLNHRFPPEQLLKTLQALHPEMVVTADPEIIKPGESPFKAENMQDIAFAASEPESPDRSAPRMKMERPVTIIHTSASSGLPKAAQHSFGNHWYSALGAARNMPLGNGDCWLLSLPFFHIGGYAVLFRALVSGSAVALPDPHDAIERSLERFPATHLSLVPTQLYRLLRKPETLPILRKLKAVLLGGSAVPAPLLAECIREGIPVFVSYGSTEMSSQIATTPAPDGSFRKNCGKPLPWRELAIAGDGEILVRGACLFQGYLKNSASGRQPHPELDSEGWFHTGDTGSLDDNGNLSVSGRKDNMFISGGENLHCEEIEEALSTVEGIEQALVVPLADREYGQRAAAFIKTAQPGTPTDDAITETMLKTAGRLKTPVLYIRICQWVTLPGSQKIDRKWYNRQVREGKIH; this comes from the coding sequence ATGGACCTTGTAAACCGGGCATCCCTGCTTTTCGACTCTTCACCCGCACTCATCTCCCCGGCAGCGACACTCTCTTTCAGGCAGTGTGCCTCCATAACCTCCCGGATTGCCGGAAGGCTCTACGAAAAAGGACTCCGTTCAGGCGACGCTGTCGCCATACTTTCACCGAATAGTCCCGAATCGGCACTGCTGATGATGTCGCTGCTGGGAAACGGCCTGATCGCGGCTCCCCTGAACCACCGCTTTCCTCCCGAACAGCTGCTGAAAACCCTGCAGGCTCTGCACCCAGAGATGGTGGTAACGGCCGATCCTGAAATCATAAAGCCGGGAGAAAGCCCGTTCAAGGCGGAAAATATGCAGGATATCGCGTTTGCAGCGTCGGAGCCTGAAAGCCCTGACAGGTCAGCTCCGAGGATGAAAATGGAGCGCCCCGTCACCATCATCCACACCTCGGCAAGTTCGGGATTGCCGAAAGCCGCCCAGCACAGCTTCGGCAACCACTGGTACAGCGCACTCGGAGCGGCAAGGAACATGCCGCTCGGAAACGGTGACTGCTGGCTGCTTTCGCTTCCCTTCTTCCACATCGGAGGCTATGCCGTGCTCTTCAGGGCTCTCGTATCCGGATCGGCCGTTGCTCTGCCGGACCCGCATGATGCAATTGAACGGAGCCTTGAGCGCTTTCCTGCAACGCACCTTTCACTGGTACCTACGCAGCTCTACCGGCTTCTCCGGAAACCGGAAACCCTGCCGATCCTGAGAAAGCTCAAGGCCGTGCTGCTGGGAGGAAGCGCCGTTCCGGCTCCGCTGCTTGCAGAATGCATCCGGGAAGGCATTCCCGTCTTTGTCAGTTACGGCTCGACGGAAATGAGCTCGCAGATTGCGACAACGCCAGCACCCGACGGATCGTTTCGGAAAAACTGCGGCAAACCGCTCCCCTGGAGGGAACTCGCAATTGCAGGTGACGGAGAAATTCTTGTCAGGGGCGCCTGCCTTTTTCAGGGATACCTCAAGAACAGCGCTTCAGGCCGTCAGCCGCATCCGGAGCTGGACAGCGAAGGATGGTTTCACACCGGCGATACCGGAAGCCTCGACGACAACGGCAATCTCTCGGTTTCCGGACGCAAGGACAACATGTTCATATCGGGCGGTGAGAACCTCCACTGCGAAGAGATCGAAGAAGCATTAAGCACCGTCGAGGGAATCGAACAGGCTCTTGTGGTGCCGCTGGCAGACCGGGAATATGGCCAGAGAGCGGCAGCGTTCATAAAAACCGCACAACCGGGCACTCCTACCGACGACGCCATTACCGAAACCATGCTGAAAACCGCAGGAAGGCTGAAAACACCGGTACTCTATATCAGAATTTGCCAATGGGTAACGTTGCCGGGATCGCAGAAAATCGACAGGAAATGGTACAACCGGCAGGTAAGGGAAGGAAAAATCCATTAA
- the menB gene encoding 1,4-dihydroxy-2-naphthoyl-CoA synthase: MSAVQWIPAGEFTDVLYHKAEGMAKITINRPEVRNAFRPQTVEEMITALSDARNDQEIGVVILTGAGDMAFCSGGDQKIRGYAGYADAKGVNRLNVLDFQRDIRTCPKPVIAMVAGYAIGGGHVLHMLCDLTIAAENAVFGQTGPKVGSFDGGWGASYMARLVGQKKAREIWYLCRQYNAAEALAMGLVNTVVPLDRLEEETVQWCREILENSPLAIRCLKSALNADCDGQAGLQELAGNATLLYYMSEEAQEGKNAFVEKRKPDFSKFPKRP; this comes from the coding sequence ATGAGCGCTGTACAATGGATACCGGCAGGCGAATTTACCGATGTTCTCTACCATAAAGCCGAAGGTATGGCAAAAATAACCATCAATCGGCCTGAAGTTCGCAATGCATTCCGTCCTCAGACCGTAGAAGAGATGATTACGGCCCTTTCGGATGCCCGAAACGATCAGGAGATCGGTGTCGTGATCCTCACCGGAGCAGGCGATATGGCTTTCTGCTCGGGTGGAGACCAGAAAATTCGCGGTTACGCCGGTTACGCAGATGCCAAAGGGGTCAACCGCCTCAACGTGCTTGATTTTCAGCGCGACATCCGTACCTGTCCCAAACCGGTTATCGCCATGGTTGCAGGCTACGCCATTGGCGGCGGTCACGTGCTGCACATGCTCTGCGATCTCACCATTGCCGCCGAAAATGCCGTTTTCGGTCAAACCGGCCCAAAGGTGGGCTCTTTTGACGGAGGATGGGGCGCAAGTTATATGGCACGTCTTGTCGGACAGAAAAAAGCCAGGGAAATCTGGTACCTCTGCCGCCAGTACAACGCAGCCGAAGCTCTTGCAATGGGCCTGGTCAATACCGTTGTCCCGCTCGATCGCCTTGAAGAGGAAACCGTACAATGGTGCCGTGAAATTCTTGAAAACTCACCGCTTGCCATTCGCTGCCTGAAATCGGCGCTCAATGCCGACTGCGACGGTCAGGCGGGGTTGCAGGAACTTGCCGGCAACGCCACACTGCTTTACTATATGAGCGAAGAGGCTCAGGAAGGAAAAAATGCATTTGTCGAGAAGCGGAAACCGGATTTCTCGAAATTCCCGAAACGCCCTTGA
- the dapB gene encoding 4-hydroxy-tetrahydrodipicolinate reductase encodes MKFTLTGSGRMGQQVADVINRSGIHEIASILDDRSVVTAESFLGSDAIIDFTVRDAFLQNLPAMLQSGVPVVVGTTGWDDQIESVKRRVIESGSSLLYSANFSLGVNIFLRTVREAARLIAPFDQFDIAFTEHHHTGKADFPSGTALRAAEMILSVNPRKRTIVRELFDDRKITADELQVGALRLGSVFGKHTAYIDSEMDEIVISHNAKNREGFASGAVQTAKWLAARHTASPGFYTMDDFLNEMLA; translated from the coding sequence ATGAAGTTTACTCTTACAGGAAGCGGAAGAATGGGACAGCAGGTCGCTGACGTCATCAACCGCTCCGGAATCCATGAAATTGCCTCTATTCTCGATGACCGCAGCGTCGTCACAGCGGAAAGTTTTCTGGGCAGTGATGCCATAATCGATTTTACCGTCAGGGATGCTTTTCTGCAGAATCTTCCGGCCATGCTGCAGTCCGGTGTTCCGGTCGTTGTCGGTACGACGGGTTGGGACGATCAGATCGAGAGCGTAAAACGCAGGGTCATCGAAAGCGGCTCATCGCTGCTCTATTCGGCCAATTTTTCTCTGGGTGTCAATATCTTTCTCAGAACAGTCAGGGAGGCGGCGCGGCTGATCGCTCCATTCGATCAGTTCGATATCGCCTTTACCGAACACCATCATACCGGCAAGGCTGATTTTCCCAGCGGGACGGCATTGCGCGCGGCCGAGATGATTCTTTCCGTCAACCCGCGGAAGCGTACCATTGTGCGTGAGCTTTTCGATGACCGGAAAATCACCGCAGATGAACTGCAGGTCGGCGCTTTGCGTCTCGGCAGCGTTTTCGGCAAACATACTGCATACATCGATTCCGAAATGGATGAGATTGTTATCTCGCACAACGCAAAGAATCGCGAAGGCTTTGCTTCCGGTGCCGTACAGACCGCCAAATGGCTGGCGGCACGACATACCGCATCGCCTGGTTTCTATACCATGGATGATTTTCTCAACGAGATGCTTGCATAA
- the menH gene encoding 2-succinyl-6-hydroxy-2,4-cyclohexadiene-1-carboxylate synthase: MPASSVNRILTRGSRNNPGLILLHGFLGSPEDWLPVTETLSRNYFCMLPDLPGHGKTPASALPFETQMELFARSIETMQGDSPSFLAGYSMGGRIALYLALRFPNLFRKTVIISASPGLKTEEERQTRKESDERLALNIEENFESFLREWYSQPLFASLKNSRAFTKTLEARKMNRPKEAALALRTLGTGNQPSLWSELADFRLPMSFFAGEKDGKYVEIGRQMVNLCSCFDLDIFPQCGHTLHLENRDLFIDRMLHSLTRQ; this comes from the coding sequence ATGCCGGCCAGCTCCGTCAACCGCATCCTGACCAGAGGATCCCGGAACAATCCGGGTCTTATCCTGCTTCACGGCTTTCTCGGATCGCCGGAAGATTGGCTGCCTGTAACCGAAACGCTCAGCCGGAACTATTTCTGCATGCTTCCCGATCTTCCCGGACATGGAAAAACGCCGGCATCAGCCCTGCCTTTCGAAACTCAGATGGAGCTCTTTGCCCGTTCGATTGAAACCATGCAAGGAGATTCGCCGTCCTTTCTTGCCGGGTATTCAATGGGTGGGCGCATCGCGCTGTATCTTGCCCTGCGCTTTCCGAACCTGTTCAGAAAAACCGTGATAATTTCGGCATCGCCCGGCCTGAAAACCGAAGAGGAGCGGCAGACAAGAAAAGAAAGCGATGAACGGCTTGCCCTGAACATAGAAGAGAATTTCGAATCCTTCCTCCGCGAATGGTACAGCCAGCCGCTTTTTGCCTCCCTGAAAAACAGCCGGGCGTTCACGAAAACCCTCGAAGCAAGAAAAATGAACCGCCCGAAAGAGGCGGCGCTCGCCCTGCGTACGCTTGGAACGGGAAATCAACCCTCCTTATGGAGCGAACTTGCCGATTTCCGCCTCCCCATGAGCTTTTTTGCCGGGGAAAAAGACGGCAAATATGTTGAGATTGGCCGTCAAATGGTTAATTTATGTTCTTGCTTCGATCTTGATATCTTTCCGCAGTGCGGCCACACCCTGCACCTTGAAAACAGGGATTTGTTCATCGACCGCATGCTGCACTCGTTAACCAGACAGTAA
- the menC gene encoding o-succinylbenzoate synthase, translated as MNAAYSHLYRYTIPFSEPVTVNGHRLLQREGIVIALKSGDGKAIGYGEIAPLPGLHHEPLPAAEQQLMKVLTTHDFTETGELSDCLYPSVRTGLEMALFNLEAQTLQRPPRLSERDPAKAVPLNALLFGSTATIGKRAEEYYRKGYRTFKLKVNAAGAEEALGSIRLLKSTYNGSIALRLDANQSLSLDEAIAFSRELPAGSIEYIEEPLKNPEQIEEFHAKTSIPSALDETLWQNPKLADSIPSRCLKAYVLKPNRLGGIRTTLALAEKARGKNLISVFSSAFESGISLSFYAWMAASCASRPAACGLDTFRFLKNDLLDTPFGPSNAHLDTQDLFWNGQKVALRSIKLTSIWTL; from the coding sequence TTGAACGCCGCATATTCACATCTTTACAGGTATACCATTCCATTCAGCGAGCCGGTAACCGTCAATGGACACCGGCTGCTCCAGCGGGAAGGTATTGTAATCGCCCTGAAAAGCGGCGACGGAAAGGCCATTGGCTACGGAGAGATTGCACCCCTTCCCGGCCTGCATCACGAGCCCCTTCCCGCTGCAGAACAGCAGCTCATGAAGGTGCTGACAACCCATGATTTCACCGAAACGGGAGAGCTTTCCGACTGCCTCTACCCTTCGGTAAGAACCGGTCTGGAAATGGCGCTTTTCAACCTCGAAGCGCAGACATTGCAGCGACCTCCCCGACTTTCAGAACGCGATCCTGCAAAAGCCGTACCGCTGAACGCCCTGCTGTTCGGCAGTACCGCAACGATTGGAAAGCGGGCTGAAGAGTATTACCGGAAGGGGTATCGCACCTTCAAACTGAAAGTGAACGCTGCAGGCGCCGAAGAGGCGCTCGGAAGTATCAGGCTGCTGAAAAGCACCTACAACGGCTCAATCGCACTGCGACTCGATGCCAATCAGTCCCTGTCCCTCGACGAGGCAATCGCATTCAGCCGGGAGCTGCCTGCAGGAAGCATCGAATACATTGAAGAACCGCTGAAAAATCCTGAACAGATCGAGGAGTTCCACGCAAAAACCTCGATACCATCGGCACTTGACGAAACCCTCTGGCAGAACCCGAAACTCGCCGACAGCATTCCCTCGAGATGCCTCAAGGCATACGTGCTCAAACCCAACCGTCTGGGAGGAATCAGGACAACGCTTGCTCTCGCTGAAAAAGCAAGGGGGAAAAACCTGATAAGCGTTTTCAGCTCCGCTTTTGAAAGCGGTATCAGTCTGAGCTTTTACGCGTGGATGGCGGCAAGCTGCGCATCCCGTCCAGCCGCCTGCGGACTCGATACCTTCCGGTTTCTCAAAAACGATCTGCTCGACACCCCTTTCGGCCCAAGCAATGCCCATCTTGACACGCAGGATCTTTTCTGGAACGGGCAGAAAGTTGCGCTGAGAAGCATCAAGCTTACCTCGATATGGACCTTGTAA